A window of the Desulfobacterales bacterium genome harbors these coding sequences:
- a CDS encoding DUF2177 family protein → MNRAEEKAMQYFLTSTFFKVAILSIPIFIILDLLWLSVVARGIYFKHLGYLAAVENGRIVFNLPAGLLVQVIIALGLVVFISLILLIQNTLGAALGVGAFAGFVLYCTYDLTNLSFVKDYPLPITLIDISWGTFQGFLAGLYVFYLTKVFSS, encoded by the coding sequence ATGAACCGGGCCGAGGAAAAAGCCATGCAGTATTTTTTGACGTCAACATTTTTCAAGGTGGCCATTTTATCCATTCCCATTTTCATCATCCTGGATCTGCTCTGGCTCTCCGTGGTGGCCCGGGGCATTTATTTCAAGCATTTGGGCTATCTGGCCGCAGTGGAAAATGGACGGATCGTTTTCAATCTGCCGGCGGGACTGCTTGTCCAGGTGATTATCGCGCTTGGACTGGTGGTTTTTATTTCCCTAATCCTGCTTATACAAAATACCCTGGGCGCAGCCCTGGGGGTTGGGGCCTTCGCCGGATTCGTGCTCTACTGTACCTATGATCTCACCAACCTTTCGTTTGTAAAGGACTACCCGCTGCCGATTACGCTGATTGATATCTCATGGGGCACGTTCCAAGGCTTTCTGGCTGGTTTGTACGTGTTTTATTTGACAAAAGTCTTTTCTTCATAA
- a CDS encoding chalcone isomerase family protein — protein MHKFFVMLIVFGFLAAAAVPLTGAAEIEGVTFEERIRVDGKDLQLRGTALLKHLIVIKAYVGALYLPKETAAAKVLSDVPKVLVLHYFHEIPAADFAKATTKMIEKNVDEAEFQKLKPRIEQMNALYRTVSPGDEYQAAYIPGSGTSLALNGERLGVVPGEQFARAYFAMWLGKNPISKSFRDRLLDR, from the coding sequence ATGCATAAATTTTTCGTGATGTTGATTGTTTTTGGTTTCCTGGCGGCGGCTGCCGTCCCCTTGACCGGTGCAGCGGAAATCGAGGGGGTGACATTTGAAGAGCGCATTCGCGTTGACGGCAAAGACCTGCAATTGCGCGGAACTGCGCTATTGAAGCACCTGATTGTGATCAAGGCCTATGTGGGGGCACTTTACCTGCCGAAGGAGACGGCCGCCGCAAAGGTGCTCTCGGATGTCCCCAAGGTCCTGGTGCTGCATTATTTTCACGAAATTCCGGCGGCGGATTTTGCCAAGGCGACCACGAAAATGATTGAAAAAAACGTGGATGAGGCCGAATTTCAAAAGTTAAAGCCCCGGATCGAACAGATGAATGCCCTTTACCGGACGGTTTCGCCCGGCGATGAATATCAGGCGGCATATATCCCGGGCAGCGGCACCTCTCTTGCCTTAAACGGCGAAAGACTCGGCGTGGTTCCCGGCGAACAGTTCGCCCGGGCCTATTTTGCCATGTGGCTGGGCAAAAACCCCATCAGCAAATCCTTCCGGGATCGGCTACTGGACCGGTAA
- a CDS encoding glycoside-pentoside-hexuronide (GPH):cation symporter: MKTLSAGKKIAYSAPAFALAVVGIPVYVYLPKFYTDVVGVHISALGVILLLVRLFDAVTDPAIGLISDRIQTPWGRRRPFILGGAVFTAMAIILLFNPPDVGPDAATLWFLMLIFALFLFWTVVIVPYESLGPELTFDYDERTTLFSMRDGALIAGTLVAAASPAAVKWLFTIPEGGAGERETFFILSLVYTPLIILTAVWCVLAFREKAVEISARTENIFSRVLSSLQNRPFRILLISYTISAIGNNLPATLILYYVEYVLHSPRADLYLLLYFVTGILFLPMWVAGSGRFGKKAVWLVSMAVNTGAFFWVFFLGPGDEMIYGILVFISGIGFGATLAIPSAIQADVIDYDELKSGERREGLYIGLWSIAKKLAAALGVGAGLALLGASGYVPNIQQTESVVFTLRMLYALVPCLCNAVAFVIALYYPISGDLHRAIREAIARQAEGESVHDPLAPGHLIHQED, encoded by the coding sequence ATGAAGACGCTTTCCGCCGGCAAAAAGATCGCCTACTCGGCCCCGGCATTCGCCCTGGCCGTGGTGGGGATTCCGGTATACGTCTACCTCCCGAAATTCTATACCGACGTGGTGGGCGTGCACATCTCCGCCCTGGGCGTGATCCTGCTTTTGGTACGGCTCTTTGATGCGGTGACGGACCCGGCCATCGGGCTGATCTCGGATCGCATCCAGACCCCGTGGGGCCGGCGCCGGCCGTTCATCCTGGGCGGGGCGGTGTTTACCGCCATGGCCATCATTCTGCTATTCAACCCGCCGGATGTGGGACCGGATGCCGCCACCCTGTGGTTTTTGATGCTTATTTTCGCGCTTTTTCTCTTCTGGACGGTGGTGATCGTCCCCTACGAATCCCTGGGTCCGGAGCTTACCTTTGACTATGATGAGCGTACCACCCTTTTTTCCATGCGCGACGGGGCCCTGATTGCCGGAACCCTCGTGGCCGCCGCCTCGCCGGCGGCCGTGAAATGGTTGTTTACCATTCCCGAAGGCGGGGCCGGTGAACGCGAAACGTTTTTTATTCTGTCGCTGGTCTATACGCCCCTGATCATCCTCACGGCTGTCTGGTGCGTTCTGGCCTTCAGGGAAAAAGCCGTGGAAATCAGCGCCAGAACTGAAAATATTTTTTCCCGTGTGCTATCCAGCCTGCAGAACCGGCCCTTTCGGATTCTGCTTATCTCCTATACCATCAGTGCCATCGGCAACAACCTGCCGGCCACCCTGATCCTCTATTACGTGGAATATGTGCTCCACTCCCCGCGGGCAGATCTATATCTGCTGCTCTACTTTGTGACCGGCATCCTGTTTCTCCCCATGTGGGTGGCGGGCTCCGGCCGCTTCGGCAAGAAAGCCGTGTGGCTGGTCTCCATGGCGGTCAACACCGGCGCCTTTTTCTGGGTGTTTTTTCTGGGCCCCGGCGATGAAATGATTTACGGCATCCTGGTCTTTATCTCCGGCATCGGGTTCGGGGCGACTCTGGCGATTCCGTCGGCCATCCAGGCGGATGTAATTGACTATGACGAGTTAAAATCCGGTGAGCGGCGGGAAGGGCTGTATATCGGCCTCTGGTCTATTGCCAAAAAGCTGGCCGCCGCCCTGGGGGTGGGCGCAGGTCTTGCGCTTCTGGGCGCATCCGGATATGTGCCCAATATTCAGCAAACCGAATCCGTGGTGTTTACCCTGCGAATGCTCTATGCCCTGGTACCGTGTCTCTGCAATGCCGTCGCATTCGTGATTGCCCTTTACTACCCGATTTCGGGCGATCTGCACCGGGCCATCCGGGAGGCCATTGCGAGACAGGCTGAAGGCGAAAGCGTCCATGATCCGCTGGCACCCGGGCATTTGATTCATCAGGAGGATTAA
- a CDS encoding DUF1295 domain-containing protein translates to MENLWIFGVNLLAAAGLMVIGWLISLANKNVTIADSFWGLGFILIAWLTFFAADGYFARKLILSLLVTAWGVRLFIHMSLRSWGKGEDPRYAEWRKKHGENFWIVSLFKVFLIQALFQWIISLGVQYGQLSAVPANLTWLDFLGMGIWAAGFVIETAADRQLVRFNADPANKGKVMDQKLWRYSRHPNYFGEALVWWGLFLIVLAVPGGVWTIVSPMVITYTLLRITGVTLMEQTEFSENPEYQAYIRKTSAFIPWPPKK, encoded by the coding sequence ATGGAAAACTTATGGATTTTCGGGGTCAACCTGTTGGCGGCGGCCGGTCTTATGGTGATCGGCTGGCTGATCAGCCTGGCGAATAAAAATGTGACCATTGCCGACAGCTTCTGGGGGCTGGGGTTTATCCTGATCGCCTGGCTCACCTTTTTTGCCGCAGACGGCTATTTTGCCAGAAAGCTGATTCTCTCGCTCCTGGTGACTGCATGGGGCGTCCGGCTTTTTATTCACATGAGCCTCCGCAGCTGGGGCAAGGGCGAAGACCCCCGCTATGCCGAGTGGCGGAAAAAACACGGGGAGAACTTCTGGATAGTCAGCCTGTTCAAGGTATTTCTGATCCAGGCGCTCTTTCAGTGGATCATATCGCTGGGGGTCCAATACGGGCAGCTATCTGCCGTGCCGGCAAATCTCACATGGCTGGATTTTCTGGGCATGGGAATCTGGGCCGCGGGCTTTGTCATTGAGACCGCGGCGGACCGACAGCTGGTCCGCTTTAACGCTGATCCGGCCAATAAGGGCAAAGTCATGGACCAAAAGCTCTGGCGATACAGCCGGCATCCCAATTATTTCGGTGAAGCCCTGGTCTGGTGGGGACTGTTTTTAATAGTGCTGGCCGTGCCCGGGGGCGTCTGGACAATCGTCAGTCCCATGGTGATCACCTATACGCTGCTGCGCATCACCGGCGTGACCCTGATGGAGCAAACGGAATTTTCAGAAAACCCGGAGTATCAGGCTTATATCCGAAAAACCAGCGCATTTATTCCGTGGCCTCCCAAAAAATAA
- a CDS encoding PAS domain S-box protein — translation MTDSQTSEEEAREYAESIINTVREPLIVLDQDLKVVSASRSFYDAFKVKPEETEGQLIYDLGNKQWDIPKLRELLETLLPQKTTLDDYKIEHEFADLGRRTMLVNAREIHKKSGKDRLILLAIEDITERKKAEKQLEESKEKSEEKERCYRLLFEQSPLGVFHTDKKGVIVSCNDNFIKIIGSSKKALIGLDMNTLPDQKIVRNLRKALDGSRGYYEDVYHSVTAKQSTPVRVYFSPLRAEDGTVIGCTGIVEDITEQTQSEQALRRSENYYRAIFETTGAAMFIIEEDTIISHVNTNFETLAGYSKQEVEGKKSWTEFIHADDVARMKEYHYLRRSDPRTAPLNYEFRFFVRNGGLRHGFLTVDMIPDTTQTVVSLIDITERKRAEDALRQRESLLQRIFDILPIGLWFADEKGRLLRGNPAGVEIWGAEPLVDPSEYGVFAARRYPSGEAITPDTWALAHTIRGGATILDELLEIDAFDGKKKIILNSTAPVLDEKGNIEGAVVINQDVTEREKLQSQLNQAQKMESVGRLAGGVAHDFNNKLAIINGYAEMAIDMMDPSDPLRETIREIYTAGKKSADIVRQLMAFARQQTINPVQLDLNETISGMLKMLQRLIGENIELVWHPGNNLWPVKLDPSQADQTMTNLAVNARDAIADVGKIKIETNNVEVDENYCTLYPYFVPGQYVMLSVSDDGSGMDKETLTNLFEPFFTTKEIGKGTGLGLAMIYGIVKQNNGFINVDSEPGKGTTVKIYLPRLETEESALEPAKESTPTRQLPTGTETILIVEDEIPVLQMSRQILERLGYTVQTAGNPSAALQLFEAYNGTIHLLITDVIMPEMNGRDLASQMAMSRPGLKILYMSGYTADVIAHKGVIDEGVQFIQKPFSMQELAVKVRKAIEPGSAY, via the coding sequence ATGACAGATTCCCAAACATCTGAAGAGGAAGCCCGGGAATACGCAGAGAGCATCATCAACACCGTGCGTGAACCCTTGATCGTACTGGATCAAGATTTAAAGGTGGTTTCCGCCAGTCGGTCTTTTTATGACGCCTTTAAGGTAAAGCCTGAAGAGACCGAGGGGCAACTGATTTATGACCTGGGCAACAAACAATGGGATATCCCCAAGCTGCGAGAACTGCTCGAAACCCTCCTTCCCCAAAAAACAACCCTTGATGACTATAAGATTGAACACGAATTTGCCGACCTCGGCAGGCGTACCATGCTTGTCAATGCCCGGGAAATTCACAAAAAGTCCGGAAAAGATCGGCTTATCCTTCTTGCCATAGAAGACATCACCGAGCGCAAAAAGGCCGAAAAGCAATTAGAGGAAAGTAAAGAAAAAAGCGAGGAAAAAGAAAGATGTTATCGCCTGTTGTTCGAGCAGTCCCCTCTCGGCGTGTTTCATACCGACAAAAAAGGCGTTATCGTTTCATGCAATGACAATTTTATCAAAATTATCGGTTCATCTAAAAAAGCGCTGATCGGCCTGGATATGAACACGCTGCCCGACCAAAAAATCGTTAGGAATCTGCGCAAGGCCCTGGATGGCAGTCGTGGTTATTACGAAGATGTTTATCATTCCGTGACGGCAAAACAATCCACGCCGGTGAGAGTTTATTTTTCGCCATTGAGGGCTGAAGACGGCACAGTTATCGGCTGTACGGGTATTGTTGAAGATATTACAGAACAAACACAGTCTGAACAAGCCCTTCGCCGATCTGAGAACTACTATCGCGCCATATTTGAGACCACCGGCGCAGCAATGTTTATTATTGAAGAAGACACTATTATTTCGCATGTTAACACCAATTTCGAAACCCTGGCCGGATATTCCAAGCAGGAGGTGGAAGGGAAAAAATCCTGGACCGAATTTATTCACGCCGATGATGTTGCCCGGATGAAGGAATACCATTATTTGCGCCGGAGCGACCCTCGCACAGCACCTCTTAATTATGAGTTCCGTTTCTTTGTCCGCAATGGCGGGTTGCGCCACGGCTTTCTGACCGTCGACATGATTCCCGACACTACACAGACCGTGGTTTCTCTTATAGACATCACCGAGCGCAAGCGGGCCGAGGATGCACTGCGCCAGCGGGAAAGCCTGCTGCAGAGAATTTTTGATATCCTCCCGATTGGACTCTGGTTCGCTGACGAAAAGGGCAGACTCCTGCGGGGTAACCCTGCAGGAGTGGAAATATGGGGTGCAGAGCCCTTAGTTGATCCGTCTGAATACGGTGTTTTCGCGGCCAGGAGATATCCTTCCGGAGAAGCTATCACACCGGACACCTGGGCTCTTGCCCACACGATTCGAGGCGGCGCTACCATTCTGGATGAGTTGCTGGAAATCGACGCATTTGACGGGAAGAAAAAAATTATTCTCAATTCCACTGCGCCGGTTCTGGATGAAAAGGGAAATATTGAAGGGGCCGTGGTTATCAACCAGGATGTGACAGAGCGTGAGAAACTTCAATCTCAGCTAAATCAGGCCCAGAAGATGGAATCCGTGGGCCGGCTTGCAGGCGGGGTGGCCCATGATTTTAACAACAAGCTTGCCATCATCAACGGATATGCCGAAATGGCCATCGACATGATGGACCCGTCAGATCCCCTCCGCGAAACGATCCGGGAAATATATACCGCTGGAAAAAAATCCGCCGACATCGTCCGGCAGCTAATGGCTTTTGCCCGGCAGCAGACCATCAATCCGGTGCAGCTCGATTTAAATGAGACCATTTCCGGCATGCTGAAAATGCTGCAACGCTTGATCGGCGAAAATATTGAGCTTGTGTGGCACCCGGGCAACAACCTCTGGCCGGTAAAATTAGACCCCTCCCAGGCGGACCAGACCATGACCAATCTTGCCGTCAATGCGCGGGATGCAATTGCCGATGTGGGCAAAATTAAAATAGAAACAAACAATGTCGAGGTTGATGAAAATTATTGTACACTTTATCCTTATTTTGTTCCCGGACAATACGTCATGCTTTCCGTAAGCGATGATGGTTCGGGCATGGACAAGGAGACGCTGACGAATCTGTTTGAACCGTTTTTTACCACCAAAGAGATCGGGAAAGGAACCGGACTCGGCCTGGCTATGATATACGGCATTGTCAAACAGAACAACGGCTTTATCAATGTAGACAGCGAACCCGGAAAGGGAACGACTGTTAAAATATACCTGCCCCGTCTTGAAACGGAAGAATCCGCTTTGGAGCCCGCAAAAGAATCCACACCCACACGGCAATTACCTACGGGAACGGAAACCATCCTGATCGTCGAAGATGAAATACCGGTGCTGCAAATGTCCAGACAGATCCTCGAAAGGCTGGGTTACACCGTTCAGACTGCTGGGAATCCATCTGCGGCATTGCAACTATTTGAAGCATATAATGGAACAATTCATTTGCTCATCACCGACGTGATTATGCCGGAGATGAATGGGCGGGATCTGGCCTCGCAAATGGCCATGAGCCGGCCCGGACTCAAAATTTTATACATGTCGGGCTATACGGCTGATGTGATTGCCCATAAAGGGGTGATAGATGAAGGCGTTCAATTCATCCAGAAACCGTTTTCGATGCAGGAATTAGCGGTCAAGGTGCGCAAAGCGATAGAGCCGGGCTCGGCGTATTGA
- a CDS encoding RNA-directed DNA polymerase, translating to MKRYGNLFKDVCSLENLARAHENARRGKRHYREVKMVDADPEAYLRQIQEKLMDGFFQTSTYTAINKNEYGKPRAIHKLPYFPDRIVHHAIVQVIIPVWDKTLIRDTYACIRGRGIHDGARRIKKALRDVFGTRYCLKMDVKKFYPSMDHEVLKCIIQKKIKDPDLLALIFEIIDSFRPGVPIGNYLSQFFGNLYLSGYDHWMKEINKCRYYFRYCDDVVVLGADKQWLHELKAMTDAYWSGRLKLKLKKNWQVFPVDARGIDFLGYRFFHGYTLLRKSIARKFQKKMDFIKRHHRQMAPVSVMSSVMSYEGWMRHANCLNLKKAYFDDRLRAAVANAATTGGTADPLSKCVF from the coding sequence ATGAAACGATACGGCAATTTATTTAAAGATGTGTGCAGCCTGGAAAACCTGGCCAGGGCGCATGAAAATGCCAGGCGCGGCAAACGCCATTACCGGGAGGTAAAGATGGTGGACGCGGATCCGGAAGCGTATCTGCGGCAGATACAAGAAAAGCTTATGGACGGGTTTTTTCAGACCTCCACATACACCGCCATCAATAAAAATGAGTACGGAAAACCCCGGGCTATTCACAAATTGCCTTATTTTCCGGACCGGATCGTGCACCATGCCATTGTTCAGGTAATTATTCCTGTCTGGGATAAAACGCTGATCCGGGATACATACGCCTGCATCCGCGGCCGCGGCATCCACGACGGGGCCCGGCGGATTAAAAAGGCTTTGCGCGATGTCTTTGGAACCCGCTACTGCCTTAAAATGGATGTGAAAAAATTCTATCCGAGCATGGACCACGAGGTTTTAAAGTGCATTATCCAAAAAAAGATAAAGGATCCGGACCTTTTGGCTTTAATTTTTGAAATTATTGACAGTTTCCGGCCGGGCGTGCCCATTGGCAACTATTTGAGCCAGTTTTTCGGAAATCTTTATTTGTCTGGATATGATCACTGGATGAAGGAAATAAACAAGTGCCGATACTATTTTCGGTATTGCGATGATGTGGTGGTGTTAGGCGCCGACAAGCAATGGCTGCATGAGTTAAAGGCCATGACCGACGCCTACTGGTCCGGTAGGCTGAAATTAAAGCTTAAGAAAAACTGGCAGGTGTTTCCGGTGGATGCCCGCGGCATTGATTTTCTGGGTTATCGGTTTTTTCACGGCTATACCCTTTTGAGAAAATCCATCGCCCGGAAATTTCAAAAGAAAATGGATTTTATTAAAAGGCATCACCGCCAGATGGCCCCGGTGTCTGTCATGAGCAGCGTAATGAGCTACGAGGGCTGGATGCGGCACGCCAACTGCCTGAATCTTAAAAAGGCATATTTTGACGATAGACTGAGAGCAGCTGTGGCCAATGCGGCGACGACCGGCGGCACGGCCGACCCCCTTAGTAAATGTGTTTTTTAA